Proteins co-encoded in one Dryobates pubescens isolate bDryPub1 chromosome 4, bDryPub1.pri, whole genome shotgun sequence genomic window:
- the TFAP4 gene encoding transcription factor AP-4: protein MEYFMVPAQKVPSLQHFRKSEKEVIGGLCSLANIPLTPETQRDQERRIRREIANSNERRRMQSINAGFQSLKTLIPHTDGEKLSKAAILQQTAEYIFSLEQEKTRLLQQNTQLKRFIQEFSGSSPKRRRAEDKDEGIGSPDIWEDEKAEDLRREMIELRQQLDKERSVRMMLEEQVRSLEAHMYPEKLKVIAQQVQLQQQQEQVRLLHQEKLEREQQIRTQLLPSHAPPAPTHHPTVIVPAPPPSHHVTVVTMGPSSVINTVSTSRQNLDTIVQAIQHIEGTQEKQLQEEEQRRAVIVTPARACPEPSASDTASDTEGNDSDSMDQSKEEPSGDGELP from the exons ATGGAGTACTTCATGGTGCCGGCGCAGAAGGTGCCGTCGCTGCAGCACTTCAGGAAATCCGAGAAGGAGGTCATCGGCGGGCTCTGCAG CTTGGCCAACATCCCATTGACTCCCGAGACTCAGCGGGACCAGGAGCGGCGGATACGGAGGGAGATTGCCAACAGCAACGAGAGACGGCGGATGCAGAGCATCAATGCTGGCTTCCAGTCTCTGAAAACCCTCATCCCACACACGGACGGGGAGAAGCTCAGCAAG GCGGCCATCCTCCAGCAGACGGCTGAGTACATCTTCTCCCTGGAGCAGGAGAAGACTCGGCTACTGCAGCAGAACACCCAGCTCAAGAGGTTCATCCAG GAGTTCAGCGGCTCCTCCCCAAAACGGCGACGAGCAGAAGACAAGGATGAGGGGATCGGCTCGCCGGACATCTGGGAGGACGAGAAGGCCGAGGACCTGCGGCGGGAGATGATCGAGCTCCGGCAGCAGCTGGACAAGGAGCGCTCGGTCCGCAtgatgctggaggagcag GTTCGCTCTTTGGAGGCCCACATGTACCCTGAGAAGCTGAAGGTGATCGCTCAGCaagtgcagctccagcagcagcaggagcaggtgaggTTGCTGCACCAAGAGAAGCTAGAGCGTGAGCAGCAGATCCGAACCCAG ctcctgccatcacatgctcccccagcacccacccaccACCCCACCGTGATCGTTCCAGCGCCGCCTCCCTCCCATCACGTCACCGTGGTCACCATGGGCCCGTCCTCGGTCATCAACACGGTCTCCACGTCCCGGCAAAACCTGGACACCATCGTTCAG GCGATCCAGCACATCGAGGGCAcgcaggagaagcagctgcaggaagaggagcagagacGCGCGGTCATCGTGACGCCGGCGCGCGCCTGCCCCGAGCCCTCCGCCTCCGACACCGCCTCCGACACCGAGGGCAACGACAGTGACTCCATGGACCAGAGCAAAGAAGAGCCCTCGGGGGACGGGGAGCTGCCCTGA
- the GLIS2 gene encoding zinc finger protein GLIS2 — protein sequence MSLCVPPGAGLPPPSPSAPRCPPRRGGAGPGPRPAPARSRGRAGRCGAAINHGGQSPRPAAAAARGTGEGGEGRGGRAPPPAPADVAERPGGPAAGGPAPPSPAPRPARRPPALSPRRRAHPGTMHSLEEPLDLKLSISKLRAAREKRGVPGARPRGPLRPDTPPAGDGRGGSCGGHRTVPASPSPGLLARSRLVEPRDRHLAAMPVVDLSLSPRSGGESPAGSVSLSPERQGSGDLPGPLTPHDFQSLRYIDGLPSSFQFFLPLGAGGALHLPPTAFLPPSKEKRLPPELPLPKQLVCRWSKCNQFFDLLQDLVDHVNDFHVKPEKDVGYCCHWEGCARHGRGFNARYKMLIHIRTHTNEKPHRCPTCNKSFSRLENLKIHNRSHTGEKPYICPYEGCNKRYSNSSDRFKHTRTHYVEKPYSCKMPGCHKRYTDPSSLRKHIKAHGHFVSPEHPEMLKVHPSPKAPLGSAEVPYVNGAQLVIPNPAALFAPPGLPALPIPLAPAPLDLSALGCGATGALPGSILPLNGSPLNLAKSPLLPSPFAAGLGLPVMSLLAGGVKAEGEKGSRAEGRPPKVGKGSESRERGEKTELGRPRAPPESLALLPGAVLDLSAGVSSGGSPDALPPGWVLIPPGSLLLKPAAVN from the exons atgTCCCTGTGTGTCCCCCCCGGGGCGgggctcccccctccctcccccagtgccccccgGTGCCCCCCGCGGCGGGGAGGggccggccccggcccccgcccAGCTCCCGCCCGcagccggggccgggccggtCGGTGCGGGGCGGCCATAAATCACGGCGGGCAgagcccccgccccgccgccgccgccgcccgggggaccggggagggaggggaggggagggggggccgAGCCCCGCCGCCAGCCCCTGCAGATGTGGCGGAGCGGCCCGGCGGCCCGGCTGCGGGGGGGCCCGCTCCGCCAAGCCCCGCTCCCCGCCCCGCTCGCCGCCCGCCGGCGCTGAGCCCCCGCCGCAG AGCCCACCCTGGCACCATGCATTCGCTGGAGGAGCCACTGGACCTCAAGCTGAGCATCTCCAAGCTGCGAGCTGCCCGTGAGAAGCGGGGTGTCCCTGGTGCCCGTCCCCGCGGTCCCCTGCGCCCAGACACCCCGCCGGCGGGGGATGGCcgagggggcagctgtgggggtcACCGGACAGTGCCAGCCTCGCCATCCCCTGGGCTCCTGGCACGCTCGAGGCTGGTGGAGCCACGGGACAGGCACTTGGCTGCCATGCCAGTGGTGGACCTCAGCCTCTCACCCCGCTCCGGTGGGGAGTCTCCAGCTGGCAGTGTCTCACTGTCCCCTGAGCGCCAGGGCAGCGGGGACCTGCCCggccccctcaccccccat gaTTTCCAGTCCCTGCGCTACATCGATGGTCTCCCGAGCTCCTTCCAGTTCTTCCTGccgctgggggctgggggagccctgcacctgccccccactgccttcctgccccccagcaagGAGAAACGCCTGCCGCCTGAGCTGCCCCTCCCCAAGCAGCTCGTCTGCCGCTGGTCCAAG TGCAACCAGTTCTTTGACCTCCTGCAAGACCTGGTGGACCATGTCAACGACTTCCATGTCAAACCTGAGAAGGACGTGGGGTACTGCTGTCACTGGGAGGGCTGCGCCCGCCACGGCAGAGGCTTCAATGCTAG GTACAAGATGCTGATCCACATCCGGACGCACACCAACGAGAAGCCGCATCGCTGCCCAACCTGCAACAAGAGCTTCTCCCGCCTGGAGAACCTGAAGATCCACAACCGCTCGCACACAG GTGAGAAGCCCTACATCTGCCCCTATGAAGGCTGCAACAAGCGTTACTCCAACTCCAGCGACCGCTTCAAGCACACCCGCACCCACTACGTGGAGAAGCCCTACTCCTGCAAGATGCCAGGCTGCCACAAGCGCTACAccgaccccagctccctccgcaAGCACATCAAAGCCCACGGCCATTTTGTCTCCCCGGAGCACCCAGAGATGCTCAAGGTGCACCCATCTCCCAAAGCACCCCTGGGCTCAGCCGAGGTGCCCTATGTTAACGGGGCACAGCTCGTGATCCCCAACCCTGCCGCCCTCTTCGCTCCCCCGGGTTTGCCGGCATTGCCCATCCCTTTGGCACCGGCACCGCTTGACCTCAGCGCTTTGGGCTGTGGGGCTACGggtgccctgcctggctccatcttgCCCCTCAATGGCAGCCCCTTGAACTTGGCCAAGAGCCCGCTGCTGCCCTCGCCCTTcgcggcggggctggggctgcctgtcaTGTCGCTGCTGGCCGGCGGGGTCAAGGCCGAgggggagaagggcagcagggctgaggggcggCCGCCCAAAGTGGGCAAGGGGTCAGAGAGCCGGGAGAGAGGTGAAAAGACGGAGCTGGGGCGGCCGCGGGCACCCCCCgagagcctggcactgctgccaggggctgtgcttGACCTCTCTGCTGGCGTCAGCTCAGGGGGCAGCCCTGATGCGCTGCCGCCGGGCTGGGTGCTCATCCcccctggctccctgctgctcaaaCCCGCCGCTGTCAATTGA